Within Garra rufa chromosome 9, GarRuf1.0, whole genome shotgun sequence, the genomic segment gtactgtaaaaaaataaaagttagacagttcacccaaaaatgaaaattgtgtaattatttactcaccctcatgttgtttcaaacctgtaagaccatcattcatcttcagaacacaagttaagggtgtgttcacacttgtcatgtttgattagattaaaacaaactctggtatGATTGCTCAATATGTGTGAACACTGCAATCCAAATCCTGGTGCGCACCAAATAAGCGGactgagaccgctaaaaagatggttctcggtccgcttccaaacaaacCGGTgtgtttcaaataaaaatatgaatgcaacaaggACCAAATACTTCTCAAGGAACCAAAttcaggaagtaatgacaagatgcaacgCTACCCTGATAGCACATCTTGGAGACATCTATTtaacgtctgcatttacatctgcaagacgaattctttagagtgtttgctcatctgcaatacatctataggatgtctcctatcagatgtcaaatagacatttattagatgtctttaacgggatagttcacccaaaaatgaaaatttgatgtttatctgctcaccTGCTTAGGTTATCCAAGAtggtgaatttgtttcttcaatagaacacatacaaagatttttaactcaaaccattgcagtgtgtcagtcatataatggcagtgaatgggcaccaaacctttgaaagtaaaaaaaaaaacatgcacagacacatacaaattacaccctgcggctcgtgacaatacattgatgtcctaagacacgaaacaatcgtttttttgcgagaaactgaacagtgtttatatcttttttttaacctttgatacacagcaatgtccaactgtcctacaGCTGTACACGGGTCGAACACTTTTTCTTTCGTTTGAAGTGTTCGATGAATTCCATCATGAATATGTCATTCAACCCGACTAATCGGGTTGtaaacgtatcactatgccttaaGGTTCGGTATCATTAGGTTGGCTGTCAAAAAATTCCAATTCTAACGCTAACATGTAACCAGGACTGAATGGTCCAGACCGAATtaaccaaacaaaccaaacaacaAGTTTGAACtctaagatattttttatgaaattcaaGAATTTtgtgaccctgcaaagacagcaacgcaactactacGTCCAAAGTCTAagaacatcagtggttcaaccttaattttatgaagctatgacaaTAATTTTTTgtgtgaagaaaacaaaaataatgacttcagtCAACAATTACTTATCTTCTGAGACAGTCTACGATGcaagattgaaccactgatgtcacatggactattttattgattaaGCCAccattctcacaacacaaccaaacacaggaacgcgctgcaatcACTCACAGGAACGCGCCGCAAATACAGGAATGCGCTGCAAatacaggaacgcgctgcaaaacGCACGGACCACAATgaaaatgtttcagggggacctcaaaaagtgacgaacccatctgggacctgattacttgttcagtggctgttggtcagagtttgtgtgtttgcagcgcgttcctgtgtttgcagcgcgtttctgagtttggttgtgttgtgagaatttgcagcgcgtttccgtatttgttgTTGCGTTGCGAGCATTTGCAgcgcatttttttttcagtttgcatgttttttcttaagttgcagcacaTTGAGCTCTCTCTGCGACCgtatttctgggccttgaacctgTATGttcattgctgtttatgcagggtcagaaagctctcagatttcatcaaaaatatcttaatttgtgttccaacgatgaatgaaagtcttacaggtttggaaagacatgagagtaattattgacagaattttcatttttgggtgagctatccctttaactatCTGAATTAACAGAATATTGTTCTTTGCTCTGTTGCAGTACACAGATTATGACTACTCAAACACTTCTGCTGACTACAATGGACAAGATGATGACTCTGCTGCCCCCTGCAGTCTGAAGGAAACATGGGACATTCTTCGTCGCTTTGCCCCCGTGGCTTACATCCTAGTCTTTATCCTGGCGCTAGTGGGTAACATTCTGGTTCTGTGTGTGATCCGCCGCTACCGGCAGTCTCGACACAGCCCCTGCTCTTTCTCACTGACAGACACCTTCCTGCTCCACTTGGCCATCTCTGACCTCCTACTGGCTATAACATTACCCTTCTTTGCCATCGAGTGGATCCACGAGTGGGTTTTTGGCCTGTTCATGTGTAAAATAGCTGGAGCGTTGTTCTCGCTGAACGTCTATTGTGGGGTACTGTTCCTGGCCTGCATCAGCTTCGACCGATACTTGGCTATTGTACATGCCATCAATATCAGCTGGAGACGTAAGACCTGCCACGCTCAGCTGGCCTGTGCCATCATTTGGGGTATCTGTATGGGATTGGCGATGGTGGACGTGTACTACCGTAACGTGGTGAACGTATACGGCATAAATCGGTTGATGTGCCATGTAGATTTTTCTAAAGAGAACAGCCAGCAATGGCAGATCGGCATGCAGCTGGTTAGCATGATTCTTGGATTCATACTTCCCCTTTTGGTTATGCTGTACTGCTATCTTCACATTTTCAAAGCACTGTGCCATGCCACACGTAGGCAGAAGCGGCGCTCGCTGAGGCTCATCATCTCATTGGTCATTGTGTTTGTAGTCAGTTGGGCGCCTTATAATGCTTTGCGGATGACTGACAGCTTGCAGACTCTTGGGGTCATTGTCAAAACCTGCACGCTCAACAAGGTGCTAGATGTGGGCACTTCCGTGACAGAAAGCCTGGGGTTGGCACATTGCGCTTTAAATCCGCTACTCTACGGTCTTGTGGGGGTGAAATTCCGTCGTGAGCTCGCCCAGATGTGCAAGGCTGCTTTAGGACCCCAGGGGTGCCTTGGATTAGCAGGATGGGCAAACGGTCGGGGATCAACCCGCAGGCCTAATGGATCATTCAGCTCAGTGGAGAGTGAGAATACCTCGTACTTCTCTGTCATGGCCTGAAAAGAGCGCAAATGAACAAGAGTGCAAGAATAGGAGTGACGGTTGCTTTTATGTGGAATCAGGAAGAAACCACGATTTCAGTTCTGAAAGATATGAAAACTTTTCATGTTCTCGTTTTTTGAAGATCTATCTGCATGTTTTTGAATATGAATGAGAATATCCAAAAATACCcaatttttagctttattttagctATAGGCTctatatttttatacttttatttttccAGACATTACATATTGAGGCAAAAAAATacaatgctttatttatttttttcttcagttcaTTTTCAATTCTGCCTTTTGTGGCAGCTGTAATCGTGACAATGAATCATTCGTTGAGTTGTCTGCGTCTGGTTTCACAAAAAGGAACTGAAAATAGCCTCCACAtccacatttttctttttttcttttatgaatactCTTCATAAATAACGCTGTAACATCAAACTgagttatttttatcattttattaatctGTTGTTTGATATTTTAAGTTTATGACATAATATAATACGTAACACATCACATACAGGACATAATAGATCGGAACATGATGGATGCAATTTTTGTAAAACATTTCTATTGTTATTTTTGTAAGTTCGTTGTTGCCAGTTTTGTATTTCCATtaaacatgtaaaaaaataaaataaaaagtttcgtgtgactcactttttttttttactcttcttCAGCTCTAAACTGGGAAGGATGTGACACCCTGAAGATACATTTTAGTTCTGAGAATGACAGCCACAGAGGAAACATTGAGCAAAATGTGTAATTGCTTTTGTTTCATCTCTATTAATATTACTTCTTTCAATCACTTGTTTTATCTCTATTTTCATCtctattaaaataaatgcattttaatttatttttttatttgtatcttaaATGCAGTGGAATTCTAACATTAATGatggtaacaaaaaaaaaaaaaactataactgCATGCTCTTTTATCTGAAAGGCAGTGTGGGGGTCAGGAAATGTGTTTCAGACTGAAACTCTTATGACCCGCATAAGTAACACCTCATTTGTAGCATCTGCTGAGCCTGAATTCTGAAGGTATTGATTTCACAGCTTTCAAAACCTTCAAAATTGGCCGTCTGTGGATTTTTGGTTAATGTCAGTTGGCTTTGAGGTAAATGCTAAAGACCCAAATTCTGACCGCAATATATAGAAAGTGACATATCATGTTTATcaccgtgatataaactcaagcCTTTTGCCTATTTAACAAATGGTTAAACTAATGATCCATCACACCCAAATGTCCTGATTCAGTAGGAAAATGTTATTGCAGGACagcatttttacattatttatgtgGATAAAAGTACATTTGGACAATGATTCCATTATCATCAGCAAGATGGCTAAGAGGTTTCTCTTTAATTAGAAAGCACTTGTACATGTTTGTTAATGACTTAAACAATGGCAAGTAGAATATTATGACAAGCACGTGAAAACAGCTGAATTGCATTTTACATATTCAATTGTAGTGCAAGTATATACTGATGACATTTTGGTTCTTGGTGTTTTTTGATTGCCAAGGGTGACTGAAGTCCACAAGCAATGAAAGCTCATATATGAAGAGGGAGCTTGACACCTGTCAGTtttagcttaaagggatagttcaccccaaaatgaaaatttgacgtctatctgcttacccccaggcctTCCAAGATGGAGGTGAacttgtttctttagtagaacacagatttttaactcaaaccatgactaattttaactctaaaatgcCACAGTAAAAACCTGTTCATGGTCAATTGTCATACTATACAAAGGACGATTGTAGTAGGTCCAACATTACATTTTATGTGTACaagttaaaaatgtaaatgtaccaTTTTTGGAAGTAAAGAACAAATCATCTTATAAACCAATATGTCCAAAATTCCCTGGGTgataaatattctgtcattaattactcaccctcatgttgctccaaacccataagaccttcattcttcTTCGGaatgcaaattaaaatatttgttaacactttataataacgttcagttgtaagtcatttataagtggttagttaatgataaaataatgatttataaaacactcataaatgtttaataagcgatatgctaacaatttgtatgttttgttaattaatttacaagtaatttacaattaattagttaatgatgagctaatcatttacaaaacatgactatgtattcataaattattaataagtgatatgttagtattttatctatgtttaagttataaatcatttacaagtgattagataatgatgaactaaaaatttacaaaacatgattattaaagggatagttcacccaaaaatgaaaatttgatgtttatctgtttacccccagggcatccaagatgttggtgactttgtttcctcagaaaaacacaagcgaagatttttaatgaaaaccggtgcagtctgccagccatatatggacgtggatgggcaccaaacctttaaaagtaaacaaaaacatgcacagacaaatccaaattacaccctgcgactcgtgacgatacattaatgtcacatttttgtgaaaaactgaccagtatttatatcattttttacctttgatagacagccacgtccatctgtcctgagcacgagcttaacATCCGGCTTGTTACAGGTGAAcgtgctctggcgtagaatacgcaaatgccgtaaggggaaatccGTGAAAAGTCCTgcatgagtttgcgcaagcaaacgtaatcttttagctttaaatcggtttgagcaatcaggataagcgcaagtaattaccattttcaaTAGCTGCTATACCCACAATATCTGTGCtttatgtaaacaatgagtgttgtatacatgcgacagatcgcttccggtgtttgcgtattctacgccagagcacgTACACGTGTAACGTGCCGGATGATAAACTCGTGCTAATGACAGATGGACGCGGATGTCACCTACATGTTACATATCATTTGTAGATCTTTCTTACATGTTACAAGATCTGGTGTATACAAgccatttacaacactttctgcatcccctaatctaaagtgtaaactactcatgagttgtaaatgttttacaaacctgccggttacaggttgtgtgggtatcaggtgggtatacacactgggtgaaagacctttgaacaatgagtaaaacatttacaactgatgaattgtttacactttagattaggggatgcagaaagatttgtaaatgatttattcatgatgcgatcttcagtgaagTATACaaatttaaatgattgatattttaattatttttaagtgacaaataatatattaactagtaacataTAAACCACTTACTAATGATCTGTTTGAATATTTTGTGATATTTTAGATAAATtatgacagatttgtaaattgtcagcatattacttaaagggatagttcacccaaaaatgatcatttgatgtgtatctgcttacccccagggcatccaagatgtaggcagtgttgtttttgacaaccatcttagatttagtattagtcttagtcttttggactaacatgcttcttagttttagtcaaattttagtcacttctatatgtgatagttttagtccaattttagtcgacgaaaagtcaaaaaagttttagtctagttttagtcaaaaaaaggggaaaaagtagtcttttaacaaattaatgtaggtcagtaagtattttgctgttgggtagtgtcacttataagttctgaaaatagcagatctatagttcaacacaatgtgagcttccggatcgactattttcaccaataattacaataatgaaggaatgttttagaacataaaagacaaacaaggatggaatgctaaaacggcttgccatactagcatagcaaagagtatttaatgctaaaacggcttgccatagcctcagatactttttaagttttaattggcatgcacaataagcagaaatgtcatgcattttaaacgtctgacggaccacccactaacattttcgtctattctcgtctcgtcaacgaaaactcacacacgtctcgtcatgttttagtcatcaacgagccatttttatctcgtcatcgtctcgttatcgtcatgaaaaaaagtggcgtcaacgaaatgatttcgtcatcgtcatcgttgacgaaaacaacactggtaacacatttataaatgatgaattgtttacactttagattagatgcagaaagatttgtaaattatttattcatgcatttacacaacagcttttgaatactttgaagtgtgtactgcaatgtaagggcttaCTGGTGAGGATAAAGATGTCTTCTCTGTCTTCTCATGAGCTGtgccccaaatgacgcactatacactctgcacttattcactatgtacttatgcacttatgcactttgcaccatgtagtgtatgaattatataacaCCCTGGACAAACTTTCACAAGAACCTCAATTtcttttttcatatcaacttcaaatttggaataacttatttagatgtaaggctt encodes:
- the cxcr3.2 gene encoding C-X-C chemokine receptor type 3-2; translated protein: MKDTTTATEVSEYTDYDYSNTSADYNGQDDDSAAPCSLKETWDILRRFAPVAYILVFILALVGNILVLCVIRRYRQSRHSPCSFSLTDTFLLHLAISDLLLAITLPFFAIEWIHEWVFGLFMCKIAGALFSLNVYCGVLFLACISFDRYLAIVHAINISWRRKTCHAQLACAIIWGICMGLAMVDVYYRNVVNVYGINRLMCHVDFSKENSQQWQIGMQLVSMILGFILPLLVMLYCYLHIFKALCHATRRQKRRSLRLIISLVIVFVVSWAPYNALRMTDSLQTLGVIVKTCTLNKVLDVGTSVTESLGLAHCALNPLLYGLVGVKFRRELAQMCKAALGPQGCLGLAGWANGRGSTRRPNGSFSSVESENTSYFSVMA